aaaattcattcatgaaagacacagagagaaagaggcagagacacaggcagagagagaagcaggctccccacaaggagtccaatgcgggactcaatctggggattccaggatcatgccctgggctgaaggcaggcactcaaccgctgagccacccaggcatcccagaaataaaaatattttgaagcaatCTGTTGACTTATATATACTGGTGTAGTGAGGGGAAAAGTGCTACAGGGAGAAAGGAGctagtttttaagaaatgttatatACTTTGAAGTCAGACATATAAGAGTTCACATTCTTGCTCTGTTCCTTGCTGGCATGTGAAATTGGGAACATTGTTTAACCTTatagagcctcagtttccccatctgttaaGTGAGGACGATGCTATTTTGCAGTGTTGTGAGGGTTTGCAGTAATGAATGTAGAGTTCTTAGCATAATGCTGGTACATAAGAAGAACCAGACAGTAATTAATTAGTGGAATCACCCAGTGCAGTGGGACAGGCACTGGGGTACAAATCTAAGTTCACACGATGTGGAGCTGTTGAGTCAGGATGGAGCATAGCATTCTGAGAGaacattaggaaagaagaaaatatcagtcAGGTGTTTCCCAAGGAGCAAGGGTCTCACAGAGGTCAATAATGGGCAAAGTTAGCCACTTGAGTAGGCAGGAGATGTTGCTAAGTTACGTCAGTAGGTAGAGAGGCATACCCTCCGGGCTGCCACATAGATTTGGCAGAGCAGCAAGACAAATTCCAATTTAAGAAGTTCCAATACACTGCTCAGATTATCAAGGAAAAATTAACCAAAAGATACGAGTGGCaggaattaactttttttttttttttgcatttactaTGTGTCATACACTATGCTATGTTTTGTATATGGCGGGGattttttattctgcatttttaagGTAATAAAATTGGGGTTTGGAGAAACcaagaaacttgcccaaagtaACAGAGCTGGCAAGGTGGTAGAGCTGAGATCCAAATCAAGGTCTGTCCTGTTTAGCCTCTAGATTCTCAGAGATTCTGGAACTAGAGAACAAGGCCTAGACCTACTAGCTCCCAGATCAAGGGTACTGGTAGAAACTTGATTTCAAGAAGATGGAAGAAACCCACAGAATATAATTAGGCACACCATTAGACAAAGCTAGAGGTGTAAGATAACTGGATCCTGAGTCAGGGTCAGACACTCTTGCCCCTTATATTCCTGAAGACTAAGGTCAAGATTTATCTCAAAGACTAGAAGAGCCTTAAAGAGACGGCAGGTGATCTCAGTGACAGGAGGAGGGCCGCAGGGAAGTGACCTCACAATTCATTCCCAtgagctccctcctccccctgcacctcACTGCAGTACTTTAAATGGTCCCCTGGAGTCTGCAAAGAGTGAAGCATTAATGTACAGCTCTAAGTGCTTTTGCTGTCTAATTTGTTATCATGGAGTGACCAAGTAATATTTATGGTGAGCAACAGGGATCCTTAAATTAGGGGTATAGAGGGTATATTGGCAGTGTTTTATGTGAAAATTCTCTTCtctgaatttcattaaaataaatcatggcCTGAACATCCTGCTTCTAAGGGAACTAggaaaatgaaagggaataatATCCCAATTTGGAAACAGGGTGAAAACAGACTTCTCTATCACTAAGATGTGCCAAATGCCTtgcatttaactatttttttaggGCCAAAGGACAGAAACTGTATCTTAGATACTCAAATTACCTTATGAAGGTTGGATTTTTGAAGCTGAAGTTAAGATTGATTCCATCAAATGGATTGCTGTTTAACACTGCTGCAAAGGCAAAGCATTTTACATCACACTCAATTAtttgatttctgaattttttatgtGTATCAGAAGACTTGTTTACTATCAGGGGAGATGGGAAATAGTTTGGGACCAATTGCATATTCTCTTTAATCATGCATTAATTTGCCGTTTAGTTAAAAAAGAATCCCTCTTATTTACTCTAGAAAGGTTTGCTTGGGCCCAGAAAGATCTTTACATCAGGCAAGTGCttcattggatttttaaaatgtgtgaatgAGGATATagttaaattgaaattttaaaaatcccaggaatatatttatgttttttctagATTGTGAAACAGTGAAACATTTTGGAATGGACTTGTTTGTCACCCCCTTCAAACTTTTGTTTCCAAAATCTTCTACCAAACATTATGTTTAGTAATATTTAAGGTGTCTTTTTGGATTGGATCATCCATACAAACCCAAATCCATATAAATCACTAGGGTATATACTTTTTAATGCTTAAAATTACGCCaccttagggacgcctgggtggtgcagtcagttaactcttggttttggctcaggtcatgatctcagggtcatgagattgagccccacattgagctctgtgctcagtgcagagtctgcttgagtttctctctctctctccctttacctctaTCCCCCATCCCcaagcatgtgcacacatgtgtgctctctcctgctctctctaaaataaataaataaaatctttttaaaaaaaagacacacacacacacacacacacacacacacacacacacaggcagagacgcaggcagagggagaagcagactccatgcaggaagcctgatgtgggactcgatcctgggactccaggatcacgccctgggcaaaaggcaggcgctaaactgctgagccacccagggattccccagtacatcttttttaaaaaagaatcatactacctaaatcaaacaaaaacaaacatagaaTTGTTTTCATTAgacaaatttttcttcttttcaggatCTGTCCATGTGCATACAtgatctttacattttaattgattgattttaattGGACAATTACATGAATACATTCTCTCTGTAAAAATTCAAACACAGGATTATATAGAGTAAAAAATGAAAGTCacctttcatttattcctttctccTTAAATCTCATGATCCTTGTTAGGCCATCTTAACTGCTATTAAAGGCTTAATACATATCAGTTCAATTCtttcaatgtattttaatatatacaaatgtacacatacaaacacaaatatatttttaaactaaaccAGTTGAGCAACAAATTTTCTTCACTTAcaatatatttttgacatttctttcaaTTGAAATCCacttaaattttgaaaacagctgcatattatttcaaaatacagatgGAGCATAATATAGCCACTCCTCTATTGGTGGACATTTAGATTAGTTCTCATTTtctactctctcaaataaaagaacaagataaggccatgaccagagatctaagtgaaacagatattaGTAACATGCccgatagagaatttaaagcaacagtCCTAGGTATACTCactagacttgagaaaagaatacaaGACATCAATGAGActcttaacacagagataaaagagttaaaaaaagaatcaatcagagatgaagagtgcaataaatgagattggaaacaggtttgatgcaatgaacacaaggctgaaagaggcagaggaatgaattagtgacctaaaagacaaaatgatggaaaataatgaagctgaacaaaagagaggaagaattaTGCAACACAAGAATAGATTtaaggaactcagtgactccatcaaacataataacattatAATTATAGGAgtcgaagaagaagaagaagaagaagaagaagaagaagaagaagaagaagaagaagagagaaaaggaggaagaaaatgtatttgaagaaataatagctgaaaacgtcactaatctggagaaggaaatagacatGATAAATAATGTCAAAATGAGGACCCTTGAAcatctatatctttttttttttgtgtaccttttttttttttaaagactttatttattcatgaaagacacagagagagaggcagagggagaagcaggctccatgcaggaagcccgatgtggaacttgatcccgggactccaggaccatgccccgggccaaaggcagatgctcaaccgctgagccacccaggcatcccatattttgTGTACCTTATAGCAAATGGTCTCCATTTACATAAATTCTGAAGATGAAcaatttatctcatttaaaatattcaagttgGAGTCTATCTGTCCTGACATTAGAATAAACAGCtgagaataaaggaaattaataagTTTAATTAATCCTTACATGTATGAAGTCAATTTTTTATTCCAACTGTATAAAACGAGCAACTAAGAAAAATCTGCTAATAGTGAATAGACTCCATCACTGTATAATCTTAATTCTTTACATCTGGCAGAGACCTGTTTAATAAATGGATGCAGGGCCCTAAAGTCTTTGGAAAGACAAGCTGTAAGAGAATGCAGCCACAGGTCTATCAAGTAACAGGAACATTCTTCCTTATCAGGATAAAGTGTTTATCAGTTTTCTAGCAAAGTCATTTTGAATGGAAAGAGACAGGAAAGAGCATGATTAGATGACGGAAAATGGAAGTAAGAAAGGGAGAGGCTGACCATAATCTTGTAATTGCAACATTATGACAGGTAAGGTACGAGCTGTCCAGTGGAGTATAAGGATATTTAATATAgaccaaataatttaaaatcctaGGGAACCTGAATAACCAGCCACAGAGGAGGCTTTTTGTTGTGGCTCATACCACAAAAGGTCACcaacaaattaagaaatagtaAAGAGAACAATAGATCTCTTCTTGGTAGACAGCCTGTGCTGCTTCttgttcatctaaaaaaaaaaaagaaaaaaaaaggtgacggTGGTGCGAtgatgggtggtggtggtgaaaagGGGCATGCAATCTCAAggctttattttgaaatttagttCCAGATGCCTCTCCACAGCATACATCACACCTTCCTTCACACTGAAGGGAAAAATCCTTAAGAGTTCACCACATTTgggtgttgttaattttagcataAGCTTGTGTTCTTCTATAAGAAGTATCTCTCTGGATTCACACCACAGAAATGTCAATGAATGTTATTTCCATTGTGATTTCCACTGATCATTTAAAAGTCACCTACAAATCGAAATATGACATGATGCATTCATAGTTTAGGGTTCTTTTTCATCAGTCCCACATTCTTGtagttattttcaaatgttacagGTGATTACAGGATTTAAAGTATTTCATGAAAACTACATTCTTGCTGGGGATCATAAAACTCCATTTCcgatagtcttttaaaaagtctgtttttaacttttgtctTCAAGAGTTACTTTCTTCTTGCTGTTCTGAGCAGTGACCTTTTTCCGTTTATTCTTAgctttttctaagaaatattttggagTTGTACTAATGCTCTCCCTTTCCAATGGCTTCttaatcatctttttcttttgtttgcttagtAGTTTTTGGAAACCTTTTATGTATTCTGGCACAGGACATCCAGCCTGCTGTATAACATTGGCAACGCTTCTTAATAATGGTTTATCATCTTCAGTGAAAAATGTAACAGCTTTTCCTTTATGCCCTGCTCTTCCAGTTCGACCTATCCTGTGGATATATTCCACTGAGCTGGTTGGAAAGTCATAGTTGATCACCAAGTTCACACCTTTAAAATCAATCCCTCTGGCTAGCAAGGCTGTACAAATAAGAACCCAGATTTTTCCAGCTCGGAAGCTGTGGACTGTGTTATCTCTCTGTTGCTGTGTTCTGTCTGCATGAATAACATCTACATTAATACCTTCATATATGAGCTCATGAAAAAGTTCTTTAGCCCTTTCAATGGActgaacaaaaacaagaacagggGGATTGAAACCCTTTTTAACAAGTTCTCTCATGGCCAGAAGTTTCCCAGTCTCAGACCCAACAAAGAGAAGCTCTTGTTCTACGGTCTCTACTGCAGAATTCCTTGCTCCAATGGATACAGTAATGACATTGTCCAGGTTGAGTTTGCACCACTGCTCAACATCATATGCAAAAATTGCACTGAACATAGCTCTTCTGACCTTATGGGATGTGCAGGCCAGGAAAATGGAAGCCAGCTGGTCTCTGAACCCAGTTTTGCCATCTTCAAACAGTTTGTCTGATTCATCTACTACCAGCCATTCAACACTTGTTAAATCTATTCCTGGAGGATCCTGCTTTAATAAATAGATTAGTCGATTTGGAGTAGTCACAAGAATATCAAACTTCTTTGATGATTTAGGTCCAAATTTCTTGGCTGCCACTGCCGCTTTGTGGATCATGTGTATCCTGAATCCTGTTCCCTCAGAGATTTTTACTAACTCTCTGTGAATCTGGTTCGCAAGTTCTCGTGTTGGTGATATAATCAGAGCTCTGAAGCCTTTATTTGTGGGTTGTTTTAGTTGCATCAAAATGGGAATACTAAAAGCCAAAGTCTTTCCAGATCCAGTAGGAGCAGAAGCCAGAAGTTCTCGACCATGCAGCATAACTGGAATGGCTTGCATTTGGATTGGTGTAGGAGTTTGGAAGCCTGCATCTAGAATGTTCTGAAGCAGTCGAGAATTGATTTTATATTCCTGGTCAAGTTGCTGAAATGTAGCAATAGGGTCAGGAAGATCAGTTCCTTGGAcatgaattttgtgtttattccGGAAgaagtttatcttttcttttctgagattcTCCAACTTTCCTGAAGTTAGTTtattctctcttttaatttttttatcttcaatCTTTGCTTCCACAGACGATGTCCACTGTATAGTAGAACCTTCTTcttgagaaataatttctgatatcatcttcctctttttcttgttctgctccctcttcctttcagttaggctctcttcttttttctcttcatcttgaaGCTCCTGATGAGTTCTTGATGCTCCGCACTCACCTGGGACAGACTTCTTGTTTCCAAAGAAGTCGAGTCCCTGCAGCACCTCTGAAGAATCaaagtcatattttctttttcctacctgGAATCGCGCTGCATCCGCGGAGAAATGTCTCACATCGAATTTGGCTCCCACGCCCAGCCGGCGAAAGAGATCGTGAGCATCCATTTTTACCCAGAGAGCCCCCTGAACATCTATATCTGTCCAAATATTCCCCCATACCACTGTCAACACTGAATATTACAAATCTTTAAGTATTTTGCTAATCTGATGGGcaaagaagtaaatatatttccattgtaGTTACTTGATCAtaagatacttaaccactgatagattcaatttgctaatatttatttagaatttttcatgtatacttaaaataagtatcgtgatttaatttaaaaatttggagggctgggagcctgggtggctcagtggttgagcatctgccttccgcttggtgcatgatcccggggtcctgggattgagtcccatattgggctccctgtggggagcctgcttctccccttgattatgtctctgcctctctctctctctctgtgtgtctctgatgaataaataaatacaattaaaaaaaattggagtgcTGCTTTGGTGATCGGCTTAACCCTAGTTTATGTTCTAATTtgagattttgttattttcttatggtCTGGAACTATTTGTATATGTTACAGCACTATTTTCTCTCTAAAAGTGTCTCTCCCTGGGGACTTTCGTCATGGtaggttttgaaattttttttcacgGTTATCACTCAATTTATGTTTTTTACATCTTATTAAGTCTGTTTTGTAACTAACATAGCTTAGAAAATCATTCAGGTCATTCAGCTTTCAAATTTAGTAGATATGaagtgataaattttattttgtatttcatctgTCTCTAGTTATGTCCAAGTGTGGGTTTGTGTTCTCGTTTTCTTGGCTAAAATTTTTTGTTACTTAATTAGCTTTTTCAAAAAGCCAAGCCAGGTTGGGTTTTCCTGtggttattttcttcattgttttagcttttatgaatattttaaaatttacctttcaTTTTTGTCAGAGTCACACATGAACATAATTTAAAGAGCCAAGCGGTTCTACAAGGCACATTATAAGAAACATAaagccctcccccacccctgctcaatTTCTCAGATGTTTTGGATGAttcatttggtatttattttcatctgtctCTATAGCATGCCTACATGGCTACTTCTTGATGGCTCGGTTTCAGTCAACATCAACTGACTTCCCATCACATAAGACTGAGATTTAAAACTCTGTTCAACTCCTCCCCGTCTCTACTATCCCCTCACTTTCTGACTGTGTTCCCCAAGTTGACAGATTTGTTGTAGTTTTGCTTACTTCGATATTCAGGATTTACATTATTATGAACAAGTCAGTGGTTTTCATACTGGCTGACCATTGGAATCACTTGGAGAGCTTAACAAAATACTGGTGCTGATTTCTGATCTAATTGATGCAGTTTTAGTTTGGACTTCTGGAAGTGTAAAAGCTCCTTAGATGATTCTAATGttcagccaaggttgagaaccaagGAAATGTTACTCACAGCTGATGACTGTCTAATTTCCCTTGGAGCTAATAAttatcttgtttttatatttgcttaattTTCCATGTTCTTATTCCTAATTCAACCCTCAGATGCCTCTCAATATGTTCATGTTTTCATGTACCCAGCCAGTTTCCTCTTCTTGAAGAACTCACTCGTGGAGCCTTCAGAACAATACCTACCTTGCCTGGTTGCTTTCTGTAAGCTGTGCTGAATAGTCACCTCTTCTCTTGTGTTCACGCCTGGTTTCCTGGAATCTGTGTCCTCCTTTCTCTTGGTTTACTATCTCATTGTGGTACAGCATCTCTCCCAATAACTTCCATACCGAGACAAATTCATAGAAGGTGAATTTTTAGACATTATCTTTACAATAATAGTTGAGGTGGCTATAGAAATGTtgattggaaataatttttcttcagaatttgaaataaaacgTCTCATTGTCCTCTAATTTCCACTGATGCCACTAAGtcagatgtcattctttttttttagatttatttctttatttgagatagtgtgtgttctctctcaagtgaacaaatgagtgtggggaggggcagagggagaagggagagaatcctcaagcagactccctgctggccacagagcccaatgcgggattccaccccaggacgctgagatcataacccaagccaaaaccagaagttggatgctcaaccaagtgagccacccaggtgccaagaCTGATGGCATTCTGATTTTTTATGGGatctggggtttttttccccctctccctgaaAACTAAGgatctttttcttatttgatgtTCTGAGATTTCCTGATCATGTGAAATATGGATCCTTGGAGAGCATTTTTAACTCTTGGTAGATAGAGATAAAGCTAGAAACTTGTCTTTTAGTTGTGGGAAAGATTTCTGAATAATGTTTTTGAtgatttcttcctctccatttcctcttctctccagaACTCCTTTAATAGGATTTTAGACTTCCTGGAAGAGtcctatattttaatttctctcctctttttggTCTCTCTGCATTTTGCTGTGATTTCTGGGAGATCTCCTACAACAGTATTTTCTCTCCTAttaagatgtttttttctttaaattgatttagccaacatatagtacatacttagtttccattgtagtgttcaataattcatcatcCCTATTAAGATTTTAAAGCCATTATCATTTACTTCCTTATTTCCAAGAGctctttttaattctctgaatattctttgattttatagCATGCTTCTTTCAGAGAAGCAGTATCTTCTCATTTCTgtatatggaaaataatgatagtttttcttaaagtttcctttcctttgcatAATCTATTTCTTCCaagttgcttttgcttttttgtgtatctcttttttgtgtgtgtgtaatattaaAGAACTAATGTCTGAGGATTTTTGACTGTTCACTTATGCTTAACAATTGAGCACTAAAATGGTCATCTGAGACTTCTTTGTCCATAGCTGAGACTTGTTGACTGTAGCTTCTGGCGAGACCCTTTTGTAgagaaatcatatatatgtatgtatatatacatatatgggctcatatgtatacatacatatgtgggCTCATTAGAATTCCTAGAGAAATACTCTTCTGGTTCCCTGCCTAGAGAGTTTAAGCCTGGCTGCCACATTTTGAGagccaagcagaagaagaagaggtTGGAAGTCTTAACATTTAGCTTTTAGTATGGTACTCTTCTCTCACTTGTGCCTGATATCCCATAGACCACAAAACCTGTATTTTCTCCCCTCCAGAGAATAAACTTCAGTCTTCTTCTAGGGTAAGAGAAGGAGCTTACCTGATTACATGGAGTGAAAGGAGAGAGCTTTTTTCCTCACCAGATATTGATTTCATCCTCTTGTTTTAGCTACATCATTACTCTACTTCAGAGGTAATGGGAACAACAAATTCTTAAGCATTTGGGGGGATATGTGGTGTAAGTCATTTTCCTCCTTGGCTTTCTCGTTTTCTGGCATAGGATTCAGCTTTCTCATGTCTGGTACATAGGCAactatttgttcatttgcttttcagtttCCAAATTTGTGTTTCGGtttgctcttttctctttgtctttggataTTTGTCACTATTTTTAACAATTCCTTTACTgtcatttaaatgtgtttttgaagaaatgaaaaggaaatatatgttcTCTACTTATCTTCTATATATGGCTTAATTCTGTTATTTTCCGAGAATATAGAttgtatgatttcagtcctttgaaatttgttaagatttgttttatgcCCAAAAGATTTTATGTCTTGGTCAATATTCCATGTACATTTGAAATGAATGTGTAGTCTGCTATTACTAGGTGAAGTGTTCTATACATGTCAGTCAGTTCAGGTTGGTTGACAGTGTTGTTCAGATTATCTACATCCTCAAGATGttctataaatggaaatttaacttttattgttataattatcTTATCtacttttttggaatttttaaaatcttgtgttgatgttattttcaaagtttttggTTTTCTAATAAACACGTTAAGCAACGACTTTTCCTCTGTGTACCACTTGGTCTGCAATATAATGTTTTGATATCTAGTACTCTGATTAGCAATCATTTCTagaggatttttaaatataatttttaaatgcaccttaatacatttaaagaagagtattttttaaatttaactttcagTAAAGTGCATACAGTAAATGGACTTTTGGTGTAAAGATTCTATGCATGTGCTGGAAttcattggaatttttaaatttttaataattttaaatttgtatttttccactTTTGTCAGAGAATTTGgcccaaatgttcttttttaaactctGAAAATTTCCATATGGCTTAACAGTCATTTGTAAatcttttatgaatatttaaaagatggTATATTTTCTGTTTATGGATATGACATCAACAATATTCCGGCATAACTAGTATATGCAATTCCATTCTTACTCACCTCCTTACTCATTTGACTGAATTTGTAAACTGAATTTCTCAGAAAAGTGGTTAGAGTATTCCCCTGCAATTCATGACttataatttatccttttttgtttgttctctttgAAAGTAGttctcatttaaatattttaaactcgcTGTTACATGCATaaaagtttttgatttttatatcttcttgttggattgtacaattaatcaattttaaaatacatataaaatatttttgtccattttaatgTTTTGTCTTGAATTTTACTCCATTTTCATTTAGCTAAGATTGGCTAGGGTATCATTTCCCAtccctttatttgtttgtttgtgtgtttgtttatttagggagggagggaggggtggtgggaaagggagagagagagagtcttaactaggctccacacttagcatggagcctgatatgggctTGATCTGTGAGATTGTGAACtgtgagattgtgacctgagtcgaaatcaggagttggacacttaactaaatgagccacccaggcactttcatcccttttttaaagcattattttttatttgaagagtACCATTTGTAAACAACACGtgtctggaatttattttatttttatttttgccctgCCTGAGACTGTCTGTCTTCCAACATGATTACTTAACaacttttacatttattgttgTTTCTGACACCTTGGATACATTCTTGCCATcagattttatgttttctcttcatcacaattttaattttcttttccagccTCTTGTTTTGCTTATTGAattctgtttcaatttttatcTCTAGTAGTTTGGTAACTGCACATGCTATTTGTGCTGTTCTATTAGCTACCTTTAAAACTTACCACACATTttctaaaaacagattttatttatttatccatgagaggcagagacacaggcagagtgagaagcaggctccctgaagggagcctgatgcaggacttgatccctgggccccaggatcacgccctgagctgaaggcagatgctcaaccactgagccacccaggtgtccccaatttaCCACACATTTAAGCATATTTTTGTACTACTTCTAGAATCCATTAGtgacaatatttttatatttccatagctataaagaattc
The nucleotide sequence above comes from Canis lupus dingo isolate Sandy chromosome X, ASM325472v2, whole genome shotgun sequence. Encoded proteins:
- the LOC112654431 gene encoding probable ATP-dependent RNA helicase DDX52 isoform X2 yields the protein MISEIISQEEGSTIQWTSSVEAKIEDKKIKRENKLTSGKLENLRKEKINFFRNKHKIHVQGTDLPDPIATFQQLDQEYKINSRLLQNILDAGFQTPTPIQMQAIPVMLHGRELLASAPTGSGKTLAFSIPILMQLKQPTNKGFRALIISPTRELANQIHRELVKISEGTGFRIHMIHKAAVAAKKFGPKSSKKFDILVTTPNRLIYLLKQDPPGIDLTSVEWLVVDESDKLFEDGKTGFRDQLASIFLACTSHKVRRAMFSAIFAYDVEQWCKLNLDNVITVSIGARNSAVETVEQELLFVGSETGKLLAMRELVKKGFNPPVLVFVQSIERAKELFHELIYEGINVDVIHADRTQQQRDNTVHSFRAGKIWVLICTALLARGIDFKGVNLVINYDFPTSSVEYIHRIGRTGRAGHKGKAVTFFTEDDKPLLRSVANVIQQAGCPVPEYIKGFQKLLSKQKKKMIKKPLERESISTTPKYFLEKAKNKRKKVTAQNSKKKVTLEDKS
- the LOC112654431 gene encoding probable ATP-dependent RNA helicase DDX52 isoform X1 — protein: MDAHDLFRRLGVGAKFDVRHFSADAARFQVGKRKYDFDSSEVLQGLDFFGNKKSVPGECGASRTHQELQDEEKKEESLTERKREQNKKKRKMISEIISQEEGSTIQWTSSVEAKIEDKKIKRENKLTSGKLENLRKEKINFFRNKHKIHVQGTDLPDPIATFQQLDQEYKINSRLLQNILDAGFQTPTPIQMQAIPVMLHGRELLASAPTGSGKTLAFSIPILMQLKQPTNKGFRALIISPTRELANQIHRELVKISEGTGFRIHMIHKAAVAAKKFGPKSSKKFDILVTTPNRLIYLLKQDPPGIDLTSVEWLVVDESDKLFEDGKTGFRDQLASIFLACTSHKVRRAMFSAIFAYDVEQWCKLNLDNVITVSIGARNSAVETVEQELLFVGSETGKLLAMRELVKKGFNPPVLVFVQSIERAKELFHELIYEGINVDVIHADRTQQQRDNTVHSFRAGKIWVLICTALLARGIDFKGVNLVINYDFPTSSVEYIHRIGRTGRAGHKGKAVTFFTEDDKPLLRSVANVIQQAGCPVPEYIKGFQKLLSKQKKKMIKKPLERESISTTPKYFLEKAKNKRKKVTAQNSKKKVTLEDKS